The following coding sequences lie in one Mycobacterium gordonae genomic window:
- a CDS encoding DUF2550 domain-containing protein yields MSAPMIAMAVLVVLLGAAVLALSFRLWKLRRGGTAAIMRDIPAVGGHGWRHGVIRYRGGEAAFYRLSSFRLWPDRRLSRRGVEVVARRAPRGDEFDIMTDEIVVLELRDNTQDRRLGYEIALDRGALTAFQSWLESRPSPRARRRSV; encoded by the coding sequence ATGAGCGCGCCCATGATCGCCATGGCCGTGCTCGTTGTCCTGCTGGGAGCGGCCGTCCTTGCCCTGAGTTTCCGGCTGTGGAAACTGCGCCGGGGCGGAACGGCTGCCATCATGCGCGATATCCCTGCGGTGGGCGGGCACGGCTGGCGGCACGGTGTGATCCGTTATCGAGGTGGCGAGGCGGCGTTCTACCGGCTGTCCAGTTTTCGTCTCTGGCCGGATCGCCGGCTGAGCCGACGCGGGGTGGAGGTCGTGGCCAGGCGCGCGCCACGTGGCGACGAATTCGACATCATGACCGACGAAATCGTGGTGCTGGAACTTCGCGATAACACTCAGGACCGGCGGCTGGGCTACGAAATCGCTTTGGACCGAGGGGCGTTGACCGCGTTTCAGTCGTGGCTGGAGTCGCGGCCCTCGCCGCGGGCCCGGCGCCGCAGCGTCTGA
- a CDS encoding cob(I)yrinic acid a,c-diamide adenosyltransferase, with amino-acid sequence MAVHLTRIYTRTGDDGTTGLSDFSRVSKNDPRLVAYADCDEANSAIGVAVAVGGPSEQIADLLRQIQNDLFDAGADLSTPVVDDPQHPPLRITQAYIDRLEGWCDTYNEGLPALNSFVLPGGSPLSALLHVARTVVRRAERAAWAAVDAHPEDTSVLPAKYLNRLSDLLFILSRAANPDGDVLWRPGGGAVG; translated from the coding sequence ATGGCAGTCCATCTGACCCGCATCTATACCCGCACGGGCGACGACGGCACGACGGGATTGAGCGATTTCTCACGGGTGTCGAAGAACGACCCGCGCCTGGTGGCCTATGCCGATTGTGATGAGGCCAACTCGGCGATCGGGGTGGCGGTGGCAGTGGGGGGTCCTTCGGAGCAGATCGCTGACCTGCTGCGACAGATCCAAAACGACCTCTTCGACGCCGGCGCGGACCTCTCGACACCGGTGGTGGATGACCCGCAGCATCCACCACTGCGGATCACCCAGGCCTACATCGACCGACTCGAGGGGTGGTGCGACACCTACAACGAAGGCCTGCCGGCGCTCAATTCCTTTGTCCTGCCCGGTGGTTCGCCGCTTTCGGCGTTGTTGCACGTGGCTCGCACCGTGGTCCGTCGGGCCGAACGAGCGGCGTGGGCCGCCGTCGACGCCCATCCCGAAGACACGAGTGTGTTGCCCGCGAAGTACCTCAACCGGCTCTCGGACCTGCTGTTCATCCTGTCGCGGGCAGCAAACCCGGACGGCGACGTGCTGTGGCGCCCGGGTGGCGGCGCAGTTGGCTAG
- a CDS encoding methylated-DNA--[protein]-cysteine S-methyltransferase produces the protein MISYRTIDSPIGPLTLAGRDGMLTNLRMIDQTYEPSRADWILDESVFCDAVNQLDAYFAGDLRDFDVRLQLRGTEFQRRVWKALLAIPYGETRSYGQIADQIGAPGAARAVGLANGHNPVAIIVPCHRVIGAAGKLTGYGGGLDRKQTLLTLEKRRAPADLTLFD, from the coding sequence ATGATCAGCTATCGCACCATCGACAGCCCCATCGGTCCGCTGACCCTGGCCGGTCGCGACGGAATGCTGACCAATCTGCGGATGATCGATCAGACCTACGAACCGAGCCGCGCCGACTGGATTCTTGACGAGAGCGTGTTCTGCGACGCCGTGAATCAACTCGACGCTTACTTCGCCGGCGATCTGCGCGATTTCGACGTGCGATTGCAGCTGCGCGGTACGGAATTCCAGCGCCGGGTGTGGAAGGCTTTGCTCGCCATTCCGTACGGCGAGACCAGATCCTACGGACAGATCGCCGACCAGATCGGCGCACCCGGGGCTGCGCGGGCCGTCGGGCTGGCCAATGGGCACAATCCGGTCGCCATCATCGTGCCGTGCCATCGCGTGATCGGCGCCGCCGGCAAATTGACCGGATATGGCGGTGGACTCGACCGCAAACAAACCCTGCTCACGCTGGAGAAGCGGCGGGCTCCCGCCGACCTGACGTTGTTCGACTGA
- a CDS encoding F0F1 ATP synthase subunit B, producing the protein MGDPTSLASAVNFAAEEGGQSNFLIPNGTFFFVLAIFLVVLGVIGTFVVPPILKVLKERDNMVAKTQADSKKAAEQFAAADADYEKALKEARVEAGAFRDNARTEGRKVIDDARARAEQQVAEVLAQANEQLKRERDAVELDLRANVGAISATLASRVLGVEISPKAATSEATR; encoded by the coding sequence ATGGGCGACCCGACTTCTCTTGCTTCGGCTGTGAACTTTGCAGCAGAGGAAGGCGGCCAAAGCAACTTCCTCATCCCGAACGGCACCTTCTTCTTCGTGCTGGCCATCTTCCTGGTGGTGCTCGGAGTCATCGGCACGTTCGTCGTGCCGCCGATTCTGAAGGTGCTCAAGGAACGCGACAACATGGTGGCCAAGACCCAGGCCGACAGCAAGAAGGCGGCCGAGCAGTTCGCCGCCGCCGATGCCGATTACGAGAAGGCATTGAAGGAAGCTCGGGTCGAAGCGGGCGCCTTCCGCGACAATGCGCGGACTGAGGGTCGTAAGGTCATCGACGATGCGCGAGCGCGCGCCGAGCAGCAGGTGGCAGAGGTGTTGGCCCAGGCCAACGAGCAATTGAAGCGGGAGCGCGACGCCGTGGAATTGGATCTGCGTGCCAACGTCGGTGCCATCTCGGCGACGCTGGCCTCTCGAGTGCTCGGTGTGGAAATCAGCCCGAAAGCTGCGACGTCAGAAGCGACGAGGTAG
- the atpA gene encoding F0F1 ATP synthase subunit alpha, whose protein sequence is MAELTISADAIQSAIEEYVESFTADTSREEVGTVVDAGDGIAHVEGLPSVMTQELLEFPGGVLGVALNLDEHSVGAVILGDFEKIEEGQQVKRTGDVLSVPVGDAFLGRVVNPLGQPIDGGGDIETDTRRALELQAPSVVERQSVKEPLQTGIKAIDAMTPIGRGQRQLIIGDRKTGKTAVCVDTILNQRQNWETGDEKKQVRCVYVAIGQKGTTIASVRRALDEGGAMDYTTIVAAPASDAAGFKWLAPYTGSAIAQHWMYEGKHVLIVFDDLTKQAEAYRAISLLLRRPPGREAYPGDVFYLHSRLLERCAKLSDELGGGSLTGLPIIETKANDISAYIPTNVISITDGQCFLESDLFNQGVRPAINVGVSVSRVGGAAQIKAMKEVAGSLRLDLSQYRELESFAAFASDLDETSKKQLSRGERLVELLKQPQFSPLPVEEQVVSIFLGTGGHLDSVPVEDVKRFEAELLDHMRASEEKFLEGIRTSQKLGEEEEEKLVEIINKFKKGFAASSGESVVPDEHVEAMDEEELGKESVKVKKEKPKKDSKKDKK, encoded by the coding sequence ATGGCCGAGTTGACAATCTCCGCTGATGCCATCCAGAGCGCCATCGAAGAATACGTAGAGTCCTTCACCGCCGATACCTCGCGAGAGGAAGTCGGCACCGTGGTGGATGCCGGCGACGGCATCGCGCACGTCGAGGGATTGCCGTCCGTCATGACCCAGGAGTTGCTGGAGTTTCCGGGCGGAGTTCTCGGCGTCGCCCTGAATCTGGACGAGCACAGCGTCGGCGCCGTAATCCTCGGTGACTTCGAGAAGATCGAAGAAGGCCAGCAGGTCAAGCGGACCGGTGACGTCTTGTCGGTGCCTGTGGGTGACGCCTTCCTCGGCCGAGTGGTCAATCCGCTCGGTCAGCCGATCGACGGCGGCGGGGACATCGAGACCGACACCCGTCGCGCACTGGAGCTCCAGGCGCCGTCGGTGGTCGAGCGCCAGAGCGTGAAAGAGCCGTTGCAGACCGGTATCAAGGCCATCGACGCGATGACTCCGATCGGGCGCGGCCAGCGGCAGTTGATCATCGGCGACCGCAAGACCGGCAAGACCGCCGTCTGCGTCGACACCATCCTCAACCAGCGCCAGAACTGGGAGACCGGCGACGAGAAGAAGCAGGTTCGCTGCGTCTACGTCGCGATCGGGCAGAAGGGCACCACGATCGCTTCGGTGCGCCGCGCGCTCGACGAAGGTGGCGCGATGGACTACACCACCATCGTCGCGGCGCCCGCTTCCGACGCCGCCGGCTTCAAATGGCTTGCGCCCTACACCGGTTCGGCGATCGCGCAGCACTGGATGTACGAGGGCAAGCACGTGCTGATCGTCTTCGACGACCTCACCAAGCAGGCCGAGGCATACCGCGCGATCTCGCTGCTGTTGCGCCGTCCGCCCGGTCGTGAGGCATACCCGGGTGACGTCTTCTACCTGCACTCGCGGCTCCTCGAGCGTTGCGCCAAGCTGTCCGACGAGCTCGGTGGCGGCTCGCTGACCGGGTTGCCGATCATCGAGACCAAGGCCAACGACATCTCGGCCTACATCCCCACCAACGTCATCTCGATCACCGATGGGCAGTGCTTCCTGGAGAGTGACCTGTTCAACCAGGGTGTCCGGCCCGCCATCAACGTCGGTGTGTCGGTGTCCCGGGTCGGTGGCGCCGCTCAGATCAAGGCGATGAAAGAGGTGGCCGGCTCGCTGCGTCTGGATTTGTCGCAGTACCGCGAACTGGAATCCTTCGCCGCGTTCGCGTCCGACCTCGACGAGACGTCCAAGAAGCAGCTGTCGCGCGGTGAACGACTGGTCGAGTTGCTCAAGCAACCGCAGTTCTCGCCGTTGCCCGTGGAAGAGCAGGTGGTTTCGATCTTCCTGGGCACTGGCGGTCATCTCGACTCGGTGCCGGTGGAGGACGTAAAGCGATTCGAGGCCGAATTGCTGGACCACATGCGGGCGTCGGAGGAGAAGTTCCTCGAGGGCATCCGCACGAGTCAGAAACTCGGCGAGGAAGAAGAAGAGAAGCTCGTCGAGATCATCAACAAATTCAAGAAGGGCTTCGCTGCCAGCTCTGGCGAATCGGTGGTACCCGACGAGCATGTCGAGGCCATGGACGAAGAAGAGCTCGGCAAGGAATCGGTGAAGGTCAAGAAGGAGAAGCCCAAGAAGGACTCCAAGAAGGACAAGAAGTAG
- the murA gene encoding UDP-N-acetylglucosamine 1-carboxyvinyltransferase, translated as MAERFVVTGGNRLSGEVAVGGAKNSVLKLMAATLLAEGTSTITNCPDILDVPLMAEVLRGLGATVELDGDVARITSPDEPKYDADFAAVRQFRASVCVLGPLVGRCKKARVALPGGDAIGSRPLDMHQAGLRQLGAQCNIEHGCVVAEAETLRGAEIQLEFPSVGATENILMAAVVAEGVTVIHNAAREPDVVDLCTMLNQMGAQIEGAGSPTMTITGVPRLHPTEHRVIGDRIVAATWGIASAMTRGDITVTGIDPSHLQLVLHKLHDAGATVTQTDNSFRVVQYERPKAVNVATLPFPGFPTDLQPMAIALASIADGTSMITENVFEARFRFVEEMIRLGADARTDGHHAVVRGLPQLSSAPVWCSDIRAGAGLVLAGLVADGDTEVHDVFHIDRGYPLFVENLAILGAEIERVQ; from the coding sequence GTGGCGGAGCGATTCGTGGTGACTGGTGGCAACCGGTTGTCAGGCGAAGTCGCTGTTGGGGGCGCCAAGAACAGCGTGCTGAAGCTGATGGCGGCGACCCTGCTGGCTGAAGGCACCAGCACCATCACGAACTGTCCCGATATTCTCGACGTGCCGTTGATGGCCGAGGTGCTGCGTGGCCTGGGTGCCACCGTCGAACTTGACGGTGATGTCGCCCGCATCACGTCGCCGGATGAACCGAAGTACGACGCTGACTTCGCGGCCGTGCGTCAGTTCCGGGCGTCGGTCTGCGTGCTCGGACCGCTGGTCGGTCGGTGCAAGAAGGCCAGGGTGGCGCTTCCGGGCGGTGACGCGATCGGATCGCGGCCGCTGGACATGCACCAAGCGGGCCTGCGGCAGTTGGGCGCGCAGTGCAACATCGAGCACGGATGCGTGGTCGCCGAGGCAGAGACGTTGCGCGGCGCGGAAATTCAGCTGGAATTCCCGTCCGTGGGCGCCACCGAGAATATTCTGATGGCCGCGGTGGTGGCCGAGGGCGTCACCGTGATCCACAACGCGGCGCGCGAACCCGACGTGGTCGACCTCTGCACGATGTTGAACCAGATGGGCGCCCAGATCGAAGGCGCGGGGTCGCCGACCATGACCATCACCGGTGTGCCACGACTGCATCCGACCGAGCACCGGGTCATCGGGGACCGCATCGTGGCCGCGACCTGGGGTATCGCCTCGGCGATGACCCGCGGCGACATCACCGTGACGGGAATAGATCCGTCGCATCTGCAGTTGGTCCTGCACAAGCTGCATGACGCCGGGGCCACGGTCACTCAGACCGATAACAGCTTCCGCGTGGTGCAGTACGAGCGGCCGAAGGCCGTCAACGTCGCGACGTTGCCGTTCCCAGGATTCCCGACAGACCTGCAACCCATGGCGATTGCGCTGGCCTCGATCGCCGACGGCACGTCGATGATCACCGAGAACGTGTTCGAGGCGCGCTTCCGGTTCGTCGAGGAGATGATCCGGTTGGGTGCGGACGCCCGCACCGACGGGCACCACGCGGTGGTACGCGGTTTACCTCAGCTCTCGAGCGCGCCGGTGTGGTGTTCGGACATCCGGGCCGGCGCCGGACTGGTGCTCGCCGGACTCGTCGCAGACGGAGACACCGAGGTCCACGACGTTTTTCACATCGATCGCGGCTACCCGTTGTTCGTCGAGAACCTGGCGATTTTGGGAGCGGAGATCGAGCGGGTACAGTAG
- a CDS encoding F0F1 ATP synthase subunit epsilon codes for MAELNVQIVAVDREIWSGEATFLFTRTTSGEIGILPHHIPLVAQLVDDAMVRVERDGEDDLRIAVDGGFLTVTEEGVSVLAESAEFEKDIDESAARQDSESDDPQVAARGRARLRAVGALD; via the coding sequence ATGGCTGAATTGAACGTTCAGATCGTCGCCGTCGACCGTGAGATCTGGTCGGGCGAGGCGACGTTTCTGTTCACCCGCACCACCTCCGGGGAGATCGGCATCCTGCCGCATCACATCCCGTTGGTCGCACAGTTGGTTGACGACGCCATGGTGCGCGTCGAGCGGGACGGCGAAGACGACCTGCGGATCGCGGTCGACGGCGGCTTCCTCACGGTGACCGAAGAGGGTGTGAGTGTGCTCGCCGAGTCGGCGGAGTTCGAGAAGGACATCGACGAGAGCGCTGCTAGACAGGATTCCGAATCCGACGATCCCCAAGTCGCTGCCCGGGGGCGCGCGAGGTTGCGCGCCGTCGGCGCGCTCGACTGA
- a CDS encoding DNA-3-methyladenine glycosylase 2 family protein — MHEDFERCYRAVQAKDARFDGWFVTAVLTTRIYCRPSCPVRPPFARNVRFLPTAAAAQRAGFRACKRCRPDASPGSPEWNVRGDVVARAMRLIADGTVDREGVTGLAEHLGYTTRQLERLLQAEVGAGPLALARAQRMQAARVLIETTDLPFGDVAFAAGFSSIRQFNDTVRLVCDGTPSLLRKRAAARFGSAMSAGALSLRLPMRTPFAYEGVFGHLAASAVPGCEEVRDGAYRRTLRLASGNGLVSLIPAPDHVRCVLVLDDFRDLATATARCRRLLDLDADPEAVVEALSADPDLGPVVTKAPGQRIPRTVDEAELAVRAVLGQQVSTKAARTHAGRLVTAYGQRIHDGAGTLTHTFPSVEELADIDPVHLAVPKSRQRTISTLITALADGTITLDAGCDWTRARRQLLELPGIGPWTAEVIAMRGLGDPDAFPASDLGLKLAAKQLGLPTHERALSQHSARWRPWRSYATQHLWATLEHPVNHWPPQEVA; from the coding sequence GTGCATGAGGACTTCGAACGCTGCTACCGGGCGGTCCAGGCCAAGGACGCCCGGTTCGACGGCTGGTTCGTGACCGCCGTGCTGACCACTCGGATCTATTGCCGGCCCAGTTGTCCGGTGCGGCCGCCGTTCGCCCGCAATGTGCGATTCCTCCCGACGGCCGCCGCAGCCCAGCGGGCGGGCTTCCGGGCCTGCAAACGGTGCCGCCCTGACGCCTCTCCGGGCTCGCCGGAATGGAACGTGCGCGGTGACGTCGTCGCCCGGGCCATGCGCCTCATCGCCGACGGCACGGTCGACCGCGAAGGGGTGACCGGTCTGGCCGAACACCTCGGCTACACCACTCGGCAGCTGGAGCGGCTGCTGCAAGCCGAGGTCGGCGCCGGACCGCTCGCGCTCGCGCGCGCACAGCGGATGCAGGCAGCCCGGGTGTTGATCGAGACCACTGACCTTCCGTTCGGCGATGTGGCATTCGCCGCCGGATTTTCCAGCATCCGCCAGTTCAACGACACCGTTCGATTGGTGTGCGACGGCACCCCGTCCCTGCTCCGCAAACGGGCGGCCGCGCGATTTGGATCGGCCATGTCCGCGGGGGCGCTGTCCCTGCGTCTCCCGATGCGCACCCCGTTCGCCTACGAGGGTGTGTTCGGTCATCTGGCCGCCAGTGCCGTGCCCGGCTGCGAAGAGGTCCGCGACGGCGCTTACCGGCGCACATTGCGGCTGGCATCGGGCAACGGCCTGGTGTCCTTGATTCCCGCGCCCGACCACGTGCGTTGCGTGCTGGTCCTGGACGACTTCCGCGACCTGGCCACCGCGACCGCCCGGTGTCGACGTCTGCTCGATCTTGACGCGGATCCCGAAGCGGTGGTCGAGGCGCTAAGCGCCGACCCGGACCTTGGTCCCGTCGTCACAAAGGCACCGGGGCAACGAATTCCGCGCACGGTCGACGAAGCCGAACTGGCCGTGCGGGCGGTTCTCGGCCAGCAGGTCTCGACCAAAGCCGCACGCACCCACGCCGGCCGACTGGTCACCGCGTACGGTCAGCGAATCCACGACGGTGCGGGCACGCTGACACACACCTTCCCCTCCGTCGAGGAGCTCGCCGACATCGACCCGGTCCACCTCGCGGTACCCAAGTCCCGACAGCGGACAATCAGCACGCTGATCACCGCTCTCGCGGACGGCACCATCACGCTGGACGCGGGCTGTGACTGGACCCGGGCGCGCCGGCAACTGCTGGAACTGCCGGGCATCGGTCCGTGGACTGCCGAGGTGATCGCCATGCGCGGGCTGGGCGATCCAGACGCTTTTCCGGCCAGCGATCTGGGTCTCAAGCTGGCAGCCAAACAGCTGGGGCTGCCCACCCACGAACGGGCGCTGTCGCAGCACAGTGCCCGGTGGCGTCCCTGGCGTTCCTACGCCACCCAGCATCTGTGGGCCACCCTCGAACACCCGGTAAACCACTGGCCACCCCAGGAGGTCGCATGA
- the atpD gene encoding F0F1 ATP synthase subunit beta, translating to MTTTADEKTDKKSGSDTNGRVVRITGPVVDVEFPRGSVPELFNALHAEIPFEAMKKTLTLEVAQHLGDNLVRTISMQPTDGLVRGTEVTDTGNSISVPVGEKVKGHVFNALGYCLDKPGYGEDFDHWSIHRKPPAFEDLEPRTEMLETGLKVVDLLTPYVRGGKIALFGGAGVGKTVLIQEMINRIARNFGGTSVFAGVGERTREGNDLWVELKEADVLKDTALVFGQMDEPPGTRMRVALSALTMAEWFRDEAGQDVLLFIDNIFRFTQAGSEVSTLLGRMPSAVGYQPTLADEMGELQERITSTRGKSITSMQAVYVPADDYTDPAPATTFAHLDATTELSRNVFSKGIFPAVDPLASSSTILDPSVVGDEHYRVAQEVIRILQRYKDLQDIIAILGIDELSEEDKQLVNRARRIERFLSQNMMAAEQFTGQPGSTVPVKETIEAFDRLSKGDFDHVPEQAFFLIGGLDDLAKKAESFDVKL from the coding sequence ATGACCACTACCGCAGACGAAAAGACTGACAAGAAATCGGGCTCCGACACCAACGGCCGCGTTGTTCGGATCACCGGCCCCGTCGTCGACGTCGAGTTTCCGCGGGGTTCCGTTCCGGAATTGTTCAACGCGCTGCACGCGGAGATTCCGTTCGAGGCGATGAAGAAGACGCTGACGCTGGAGGTGGCGCAACACCTCGGTGACAACCTGGTGCGCACCATCTCGATGCAGCCCACCGATGGACTGGTGCGCGGCACCGAAGTCACCGACACTGGCAACTCGATCTCGGTACCGGTGGGCGAGAAGGTCAAAGGCCACGTGTTCAACGCGCTGGGATACTGCCTGGACAAGCCCGGATACGGAGAAGACTTCGACCACTGGTCGATTCACCGCAAGCCGCCGGCCTTCGAAGACCTGGAGCCGCGTACCGAGATGCTCGAGACGGGACTCAAGGTCGTCGACCTGCTGACTCCCTACGTGCGTGGCGGCAAGATCGCCCTGTTCGGCGGTGCCGGGGTGGGCAAGACGGTGCTCATCCAGGAGATGATCAACCGTATTGCCCGGAACTTCGGTGGTACTTCGGTGTTCGCCGGTGTGGGGGAGCGCACCCGTGAGGGCAACGACCTGTGGGTCGAGTTGAAGGAAGCCGACGTGCTCAAGGACACCGCGCTGGTGTTCGGCCAGATGGACGAGCCGCCCGGCACCCGTATGCGGGTGGCGCTGTCCGCCCTGACGATGGCCGAGTGGTTCCGTGACGAGGCCGGCCAGGACGTGCTGCTGTTCATCGACAACATCTTCCGGTTCACCCAGGCCGGCTCGGAGGTGTCGACCCTGCTCGGCCGTATGCCGTCCGCGGTGGGTTATCAGCCGACGCTGGCCGACGAGATGGGCGAGTTGCAGGAGCGCATCACCTCGACGCGAGGCAAGTCGATTACGTCCATGCAGGCCGTTTACGTGCCGGCCGACGACTACACCGACCCGGCGCCGGCGACCACGTTCGCCCATCTGGACGCCACTACGGAGTTGTCCCGAAACGTGTTCTCCAAGGGCATCTTCCCTGCGGTGGACCCGCTGGCATCCAGCTCCACCATCCTGGACCCCAGCGTCGTCGGCGACGAGCACTACCGTGTGGCGCAGGAAGTCATCCGAATTCTGCAGCGCTACAAGGACCTTCAGGACATCATCGCGATTCTGGGTATCGACGAGCTGTCCGAGGAGGACAAGCAGCTGGTCAACCGGGCGCGGCGGATCGAGCGCTTCCTGTCGCAGAACATGATGGCGGCCGAGCAGTTCACCGGTCAGCCGGGTTCGACGGTTCCGGTCAAGGAGACGATCGAGGCGTTCGACCGGCTGTCGAAGGGTGACTTCGACCACGTGCCGGAGCAGGCATTCTTCCTCATCGGAGGGCTCGACGACTTGGCCAAGAAGGCCGAGAGCTTCGACGTCAAGCTATGA
- a CDS encoding F0F1 ATP synthase subunit B/delta, with product MSTFIGQLIGFAAIVLLVWRYVVPPVRKLMAARQETVRQQLKDSEKATQRLTESTTAHSKAVQRAKEEAAQLVEEAKSDSERIEEQMRAQAESEAERIKAQGARQTELLRAQLTRQLRLELGHESVRQASELVRSYVSDAEQQASTVDRFLDELDDMAPEPVEVEYPVLAKMRSASRRAVSNMVERFDTIAGDLDNQGLTTLADELVSVAKLLDQEIVVTRYLTVPAEDAAPRVKLIERLLEGKVADSTLDLLRTAVSERWSANGDLVDAIEHVSRQALLAVAEKDGSVDEVEDQLFRFSRILDAQPRLGILLGDYTTGADRRVGLLRKVLESSGSEVNPVALALLSQTVELLRGMPAEEAVLLLAQVAVARRGEVVAQVSAAAELSDAQRTRLSEVLGRIYGHPVAVQLQVDSDLLGGLLISVGDEVIDGTLKSRLAAAEAQLPD from the coding sequence ATGTCGACATTTATCGGACAGCTGATCGGGTTCGCGGCCATCGTGCTGCTGGTCTGGCGGTATGTCGTGCCGCCAGTCCGCAAACTGATGGCCGCTCGCCAGGAGACGGTGCGTCAGCAGTTGAAGGACTCGGAGAAGGCGACGCAGCGCCTCACCGAGTCGACGACCGCGCACAGCAAGGCCGTGCAGCGCGCGAAGGAAGAGGCCGCGCAGCTCGTCGAGGAGGCCAAGTCCGACTCCGAACGCATCGAGGAACAGATGCGGGCACAGGCCGAAAGCGAGGCGGAACGCATCAAGGCGCAGGGGGCGCGCCAAACCGAACTGCTGCGGGCGCAATTGACCCGTCAGCTCCGGTTGGAGCTCGGCCACGAATCCGTGCGCCAGGCAAGTGAATTGGTGCGCAGCTATGTGTCCGACGCCGAGCAGCAGGCATCGACCGTCGACCGTTTCCTCGACGAACTCGACGACATGGCGCCAGAACCGGTCGAGGTGGAGTACCCGGTGCTGGCCAAGATGCGGTCGGCGAGCCGCCGCGCTGTGAGCAATATGGTGGAGCGTTTCGACACCATCGCCGGCGACCTCGACAACCAGGGTTTGACCACTCTCGCCGACGAGTTGGTGTCGGTGGCCAAGCTGTTGGACCAGGAGATCGTGGTCACCCGGTATCTCACCGTGCCGGCCGAAGACGCGGCGCCCCGGGTCAAGCTGATCGAACGACTGCTCGAGGGCAAGGTCGCCGACTCCACGCTCGACCTGTTGCGCACCGCTGTCTCGGAACGCTGGTCGGCGAACGGGGACTTGGTCGATGCAATCGAGCATGTCTCGCGTCAGGCGCTGCTCGCAGTCGCCGAAAAGGACGGCAGCGTCGACGAAGTCGAGGACCAGTTGTTCCGGTTCTCGCGAATCCTCGACGCCCAGCCACGCCTCGGCATCCTGCTGGGCGACTACACCACCGGCGCCGACCGGCGAGTTGGGTTGCTGCGCAAGGTACTTGAGAGTTCGGGTAGCGAGGTGAACCCGGTGGCCCTCGCGCTGCTGTCCCAGACGGTCGAGTTGTTGCGGGGCATGCCGGCCGAAGAAGCGGTGCTGCTGCTCGCTCAGGTGGCGGTCGCTCGCCGCGGCGAAGTCGTGGCGCAGGTCAGTGCGGCGGCGGAACTCAGTGACGCCCAACGCACTCGGCTCAGTGAGGTATTGGGCCGCATCTACGGTCATCCGGTGGCGGTCCAGCTGCAAGTCGATTCCGACCTGCTCGGCGGACTGCTCATCTCCGTGGGTGACGAGGTGATCGACGGCACGCTCAAGTCCCGGTTGGCCGCTGCTGAAGCCCAGTTACCCGACTAA
- a CDS encoding F0F1 ATP synthase subunit gamma: MAATLRELRGRIKSAGSIKKITKAQELIATSRIGKAQARLQSARPYAFQITSMLTTLSAEAALDHPLLVERENPTRAGVLVVSSDRGLCGAYNSSIFRRSEELFSLLREEGKDPVLYTVGRKALNYFSFRNWDIKESWTGFSEQPQVENATEIADTLVDAFMAGTGDDGSDEGQGVDELHIVFSEFKSMMSQSAVAHRIAPLVVEYVEEDTGPHTLYSFEPDATTLFDALLPRYLTTRVYAALLESAASELASRQRAMKSATDNADDLIKDLTLQANRERQAQITQEISEIVGGANALADASK, encoded by the coding sequence ATGGCTGCCACACTTCGCGAACTACGCGGGCGGATCAAGTCGGCGGGGTCGATCAAGAAGATCACCAAGGCTCAGGAACTGATCGCCACATCGCGCATCGGTAAGGCGCAGGCTCGGCTGCAGTCGGCCAGGCCGTACGCCTTCCAGATCACCTCGATGCTCACCACGCTGTCTGCCGAAGCCGCTCTGGACCATCCGCTGCTCGTCGAACGGGAGAATCCCACTCGCGCCGGCGTTCTGGTGGTGTCCTCCGACCGCGGTCTGTGTGGCGCCTACAACTCGAGCATCTTCCGTCGTTCCGAGGAGCTCTTTTCCCTCCTGCGAGAAGAGGGCAAGGACCCGGTGCTGTATACCGTGGGACGAAAAGCCTTGAACTACTTCTCATTCCGGAACTGGGACATCAAGGAGTCCTGGACCGGCTTCTCCGAGCAGCCCCAGGTCGAGAACGCCACCGAGATCGCTGACACTCTGGTCGACGCTTTCATGGCCGGCACCGGCGACGACGGGAGTGACGAAGGGCAGGGCGTCGACGAACTGCACATCGTCTTCTCCGAGTTCAAGTCGATGATGTCCCAGAGTGCCGTTGCTCACCGGATCGCTCCACTGGTGGTGGAGTACGTCGAGGAGGACACCGGACCGCATACGCTCTACTCCTTCGAGCCGGATGCGACGACGCTGTTCGACGCGCTGCTGCCGCGGTACCTGACCACCCGTGTGTACGCGGCGCTGCTGGAGTCGGCGGCTTCGGAACTGGCGTCGCGCCAGCGCGCCATGAAATCGGCAACCGACAACGCCGATGACCTCATCAAGGACCTGACGCTGCAGGCGAACCGTGAGCGGCAGGCCCAGATCACCCAAGAGATCAGCGAAATCGTCGGCGGCGCAAACGCGCTCGCTGACGCCTCCAAGTAG